Genomic window (Ammospiza nelsoni isolate bAmmNel1 chromosome 17, bAmmNel1.pri, whole genome shotgun sequence):
AGCTCAGACAGAAAAGCTCACCTCCCAGCCCTGATTTTGTATGCATGGTGGCAGGTACCAGCTCCAGACATGAAAGTCTGGAGAGGgattattttctgaaagaaaggcTCTGATCTAGAAGTTGAAGCATTGGAAGCTGATGGTATCACTTTATTTGGCAGCTGAGTTATTGTGCATCAATACTGCCTGAGGAAAGCATGACAGAAATTAGCCTGATGCCCAGATTTGCTGGTCCTGCAGTCCCACAGTCTGTTCAAGACCCTCTTGCCAAGGCCAGATGCAATTTATCATGTTATTTCTTCAAGCTACATGGACATCAGTAGCCAAATCTCTGGTTTTAGCAGAGCACAAGGCAACAGCCTGTGGAGATCTGGGTGTTTTCTCTGCACCACCCCACTATTGCAATATTTTGGGGTATTAAAAAGCACTTATAAAGATCCAAATATAAAAAGATccaatataaaaattataaaaagggAATCAAGGCACTGGCAGAAAATgagagcagaaaggaaggagggaaCCAGGAGGTTTTGTCTCCAGCCTGGGGCTCTCACCCTGCACTCTGGGCTGACCCTGGAGCCCATGTGTACCTTGGGCTGGGACTTTCTTCATCTATCAGGTGTTTCCCCAGGCCTTAGTGAGCCAGCAGGCCCCATGCTGAATCCCTCCACGTGTCACAGCCCCTTGTCTCAGTGGGacccaggctgctgagcagctcaCCAGCCCGAGGAGTTTCCATCCACCTGCACACAGACACCATCATTCTGCTCTCCGTACTAACCAGCATTTTTCCAGCTTGTTTCATGCCAGAAATGATGAAAGAACCACCACCAAACCCTTcattttcctccccttccttgATACATCCCTTTTCCAAAGGCTTAACAGCTGCTGTTTGATCTGTGGCATGAAAACCTTTCTGGTTTCAGAAATGGGGAGTGAAGCTGAGATGCGGCTCTTTCACCTTGtcacctcctctgcctctgcgGCGAGCTGCAGCCATTGTCAGCTctcatttcctgcagctcctctgagctgtGAGCACACTCTGCAAGCAGGGGGACAGGCACAGTCAGTGGTGATGAGAGGACAGTGATTGTACTTCCAGTAAATTGCCCGAGCCTTTCCACATGAGTCACTGCAGCCAGAGAGGTGAGGCATTAGGGAGGAAAAGAAGTTTGCAACTGATCCTGGCAAGAGTTTAACAGCGCCTCGAAGCCTCTGCCTGCCTGGTTTGCTTTGGTTGTGGGGATTCCTTCTGAAAGGCTGCTGCAAATAAATAACTGCTCACAGATTATCTTATACTGTCAAAACGTTGGAGAACATTCAGAACTAGAATCGCATCTCTCCCTGCTTCCCAGCTAATCCTCTCTTGAATCCAGAGAGCACAAATCCTAAGAATGTCCTCACTGCAAGTATAAAATATaggaaagctgatttttaacATATAATGCTTGACTGATCACTAAGCCCCTGTTGCAAACATGCTCAAGTTCTAATTCTTATTGCAAACTTATCCCTGAGGTATCTGCTTTGTGACAGCCAGACCAAGTAACACCTAGGCTGAGAGTAAGTTATTTCACTCAGAAAGACAAACTCCCTCTATTGTATTCTCTAAAATCTTTATCTCCTCTCTGATACTAGCAGATCTGGGCCCTGAGAAtatgtttttttctgcagagcctttccttcctgcctcccCGCATTTCCCCTCTGCAagcctctgcagctgggaaaaggCGAAACAGTGGCAAATTTAAAGCCTTTGTCAGACTTCCCCCAGATGGCAATCAGCTGATGAAACCCAGGAAGATTTGTCATCTGAAAAGCCCTTTATTAGCCTGTTACATCTGGGTATAGCGCACCAAGGAAGATGTATTGATATTCAAATGTGGAGCAGTGCAGGtagaaggagggagggaggatttAACAGCCCCTGCTCTCAATGCTGTCTCACCTGGCAGTGCCACTCCAGTGAAAAACTGCTTGGAGTCATAGCAGGGTGAAATGGAGCCCTACAAACCTGCTCTGACCACCAGATTCCCTCAATCACCAAATCTGCTTGTTTGGGCTTTGGTTTCAGTCTGGTTCTGAATATTTCTCCCCAGGGTTTGTGGTGCCTGTACTGAGCAGGAGGGTGAGAACGTGGGCATGGAGGAAATCCCACTATTGCCTCAGAGGATCCtaggtcccagctccagggaaatAAGGGCTGCATGAATGCAGGCAGTGTTAGAGGGCTGCTTTGTGTGtcagctgcctcctctgccaAGTCCTGGCACTCTTAACTTCTCAAAGGCTTGACCTGATGCTCATAATCACTTCAAAATCTTCTCTGTAAACTTGTGCAGTGATTTAAGGATCCACAAGGCTGATTTCTCCTTAAAACACTCACTTTGTTACACATTGCACATCCATTCAGGATCCTCCATTTAATCAGAGAGGGTCAAGTTCACTTGGTGTGGCCCTGGGTTTAAACAAAGCTCTGCAGGAGCATGTTTAGTCCTGCATTTCCAGCCTGCTACTAGCTTGAACTTCTGCAGAAACCACAAGCAAAGACATCTGAAAGACAGAATTTTCAATCACTCCAGTGCCAAAGTGGTGTTTCATTGTTCTTGAGCTGGTGAACGTTGTATTAGACAAATTATTCCGTgcaaaattatctttttctttcagccaCTACATTTCCGGAGCACTCAATCTAAAAGGCATCAAATAAAAAGGACAGAAGATATGGAATTTGGCACATATCTGTTTATGAAAATAGACCAGTGAATATTCTCAGACATAAAAATGCACACATTCTCCATTTAAAATCCTCCAAAAGACACTGGGGATAGTTTAAATGTTTCATTCTTTGATTTGAGGGGAAGACTAGTGGGAGAACAAAGCTTTTCTCTCTCATGGAAGTAATTACAAACAACAAACATCAATTCCCAgatgttttttatttacttcgctattttattttcaaagaatcTGAAGTGCACTTGGCATCTCTTTTGTATTGCCTTTGATTGTGAGCAGCGCTGGCCTCTTATCTCCTCCTGGATTGACAGCAGCATCAAAGCACTGACATCTGCGAATGTCACACAGGAACTGTGATGAGGACCCGGACCCTGGGACCACAAATAGCTCGTTTTGGCCCCAAAACGGCCGTGCCGGAGCAGCGCTGGCACGGGGACAGAGCTGTCACCAGCAGAGGGAGCGACAAAGCCAGCTCAGAAATCCCCGTGCCGATGGCACCGAGGATTTGGGGAGTTTTGGTGCTGGGTTAGAGATTTATATGAAAATGTCCCGGAGAagggcagattttttttttttaatccaataTGAGTTAACGGTGATGCTGTTACTCTCTCCTGATGGCAAGAGAGACAggtttctgtattttctgtattagTCAGCATTAGAAATGCTCACACAGAACTTCCCAGCAGGgtcctgggagggctgggggagtCTCCTTTAGCCCCGGGTCCTCCTGTGTCCATCGGTCCAAAGTGTGGCAGGCAGAAGGGACAAGTGGCAGTGGAGGTGGGTTTTATCCAGTGCTTTCAGTGTTAACAGCACCTCCCAGCACAATCAGGTGGGAAACAATTTCACCAAGGGCCAGTGCTCACCCCGAACACCCTGCAATGCGCTCCCAGCTCACCTGACACAAGCAGCACCATTGACAAtctgtcccagcagcaccaacccagccctgctgcactgaGACAAGCCCAAATTCTGTTTCACCCCTGTGAAGGGGGCAAAGCCCATCCCACCTACCTGCTGGGCAAGCACAGGAGGGAAAGGCAGCTATATCCTCACAAGAGGCCTTCACCTCAAACTGTGCCAGCTGAGACACATCAGGCATGTCAAGATGGGCACTGGGACAAAGCCAAGAGAGCCAAGCGCCCTTTGGTCAGGTGCCATCACACAGAGTTCAGGGATGCAGATATACTGGGGACCACACAGTGTATCCCCCAAATCCTGGCAGGGAGCCTGACTAGCAAGGGGAACAGTTAGAGTATGGAGAGCACAAGTAGATGCACAACCAGAGGGTTTGCTCTAGCTTCACACTCTCAAGGTCCAGCCCAAGCTGGAAAATCCTCAGGGTTTCCTGAACTTGCACCCATGACTGAGACAGCAGAGcatcactgcagctctgtgtgatgcccagctcctgctgcagtgggagcagggaggttgTGCTGAGGCTGCAAAGCTAAATTTACCCTGGCCTGGGACTCTGCTGCGcagtgggcagggcagggctgggcacttgTAGCTGGCATGGGCAATGTGAGGTTTTTTGAGATTCTGGCAAAGCCCCAAAGTGGCTGACTCACTCCTCTCAGGTCAGTTGTTCACAGCTGTAACTCCAGTGAGACCATTGGGTTATTTCTGATGGGCTTTGCTGTATGATCACAGCACATTGCCCTTGCTGCTGAAGGTTGACTCCTGTCTCTGGTGGACTTTATTTGGCCTCCACTTCAAAGCTGCTCTGTAAGAGGCAAACCAAAGTGGAAAGCATACAGCATTTCTTTTAGCTAGAGATTCCCCATCTTGAGTTATCTGGTGACTTTGAACTTGTTAGAATCAATGAACTCGTGATAATCAATGCCCTGTGCTCTCTGTCAGCTGCACACAGTGGATGAATTTGTCATTTGCTGCTGGAGATGACTTGGCATTTTTGAGTTGTGTCAATGGATGCAAAAGCAGATTCATTCTAATTATATCAAACCATTGATTAACTTAGTAATTTAGTCTTGAAGTCCTAAAGGTCCCTCTGCAGTAAATCATGCGAGTTACAAATAAAGTGcatcaaggagaaaaaaagaagttaaatgcATTTATTAGCTTGAACATTTGGAAGGCAACTACCTGGACAAAACAAGCCCTGTCACATTTCTGCACTCTCTTctcttttattctcttaatACCTTACTAAAAATGTTGACTTAAACACCTCCATCCTGTGTTTTCCATGTGTAAATGGCAGGTGTGCTGTAGGGAGGCTGTCAGAGGCTGGCAAGGGCTCGGGTGCATGGAGATTTCCAATTGCCAGCTCCAAGGCTGCTCTCTGTAGTTGCCTCATTGCAACAGATCTATTTGCTTATGGAGCAGCTGTGAAGCTGCAGCAGATTTTAGGTATCCATGGGAGAATCCATGCATTTCACTGTGTGGAATAATGTGGAATAATGTGTACCTGGTGCTCTGGGCAACACTCTGCAATTAGTTTGTGGAAGCTGTTTGTCTCTGAAGACCTATAAATATACAGACAGAACTGTAGGAGAATGAGCAGTTACACACTTGGAGCAAATGCATTCTCAGGCAGGCGAGGTTTGCAGGCTGATCACATCTGCCTGCCACCCCCCTCAGCGGAGCTCCACCACTGATCTTCCTTTCATTTCACGTAAAGCTGaccaaaaatatttactttattcTTTCACATGCATAGAATAAAAAGGATGGGGAATTTCCCAGTGAAATCAAGGGCATTCACCGTTCAGTGACGAGCAGCCTCCACTGGGCTGGATTTGTTACTTTGCTCTCCCTCAAAGAAGgcaaagaaagagaataaaaactAAACATTTCAGGCAGAGCTATGAATCCCTCTCATCAAACATTGTCCTCAGTGATACACTGGCACCCTCTGAGCACCTCCAGTCAAAAGTCCAATTTTACAAACCAACCTTGCTCCCCAACTTTTCAAGACACTTTTCCCCATAAACGTTCCTTTTCCCCATTCCTTCAATTCCACAGAAAACACCAGAAGTTTGGTTTGTGCGGATGACTTCCCATCACACCTGTGGTGCTGTTAACCCTTGGCATGCCGGAATCCGCCAGAAACTCAGTATGATGGGGGATGTTTGAGTAGAAGTGAAGCAGGATCCTCCCCGCTCTGCTACAGCTGAACCCAGcgagaggaagaggaggaggcgACCCTCAGGAGCAATCCCCGACTGTCCCAGCCCCGCCCGGACCCTGCCCGCTCCGTGCCCGGCCCTGCCGGAGCTGTCCCTTCAGCACCACGGGCGGGACGGGCGGCTGGCACGGTTCGGCTCGGATTAACTATCCCGGGATGGTCCGGGCAGAGCTCGGCTCGGCTCCTTCCAGCTTGGCTGTCCCGGGCCGGCTCGGCCAGGGCTGCTTTGCAGAGAGAAAGTGGGGTGCGTGTGTACGTGAATGTGTGTgtaggtgtgtgtgtgcgcgcGTGTGTGtgtaggtgtgtgtgtgtgtgtggtgtgtgttCTTGGGGTGCGGAGGGGCTGCGGGGTTAAACCTGCGTGTGCGGGGAGGGGTGCACGGGAAGGCTCTGGGGGTGCAAAGCGTGCGGGGCCACGCAGAGGTGCGGGAGTGGTGCGGggatgggggtgaggagggagcGGGGCGGTGGATGGTCAGGGTGCCTGAAGGAAGGTGCGTGCAAAGGGAGTGTGCAAAGGGAGTGTGCAACGGGAGTGTGCAAAGGGAGTGTGCAAAGGGAGTGTGCGGGTCTACAGGCGTGCTGACGGATGTGTGTAGGGTCTGTCGGGGTCCGCGTGTGTGCGTGCGGGCGCGGGGATCGCAGGACAGAACTCTGTGTGCGCGGCTTTGTGCGTGTGCGGGgcgtgcagggctgtgtgcgGGGCTGGATACAGTGTGTGTGCGGAGTGCGGGGTGTGCAGGGCTGAGTGCGGGgctctgtgcagtgtgtgcacgGTGTGCGGGGTTGTGTGCGGGGCTCTGTGCGGGGTGttcagggctgtgtgctgcGTGTGCGGGGCTGTGTGCGGTGTGTGCAGTGTGTACGGGGTTGTGTGCGGggctgtgtgcagtgtgtgcgGTGTGTACGGGGTTGTGTGCGGggctgtgtgcagtgtgtgcgGTGTGTACGGGGTTGCGTGTGGGGTGTGCAGCGTGTGCGGggctgtgtgcagtgtgtgcgGTGTGTACGGGGTTGTGTGGGGGGTGTGCAGCGTGTGCGGggctgtgtgcagtgtgtgcgGTGTGTACGGGGTTGTGTGTGGGGTGTGCAGCGTGTGCGCGCCGCGCGGTGAGCGCCGGGCTGGCGGTGCGGTGGGTGCGTGGGTGCGAGCACGCGCGTGTGGCAGCGGGTCGGGCGCTGCCGCCGCACTCAcgcacggacacacggacacggggacacacggacacacgcACACAGCCACGGCAGAGCTGCCGGCGGGAGGAGCCCGCCCAGAGCTGCCCGCCCTCCGCCCGGTGAGTGCCGCCGCGCCGCGGGACCGCGGGAGAGACGGGGAACCGGGTGGAACCGGGATGGAACGGAAGGGACCGGGAGGGACCGGGGGGGACCGGGACTTGTGGGCAGCTCGGGGCAGGGGTCCGGCAGCGCGGCCGCGGGACACGCAACTTTCCGGAGAAGGAGGGAGTGAGGGACAGCGGGAGCGGGGGAGTGGCTGCGGACCGAGGCCGGGGCTGCTCTCCGGGCTGCGGGGGGCCCGGGGCTCCTTCCCCGTCTCTCCGCGGCCGGGCAGGGGCTCCCGTCGGTCCCGCCGCTGCTGCCGgagcggtgccggtgccggtgccgcgcTGCCCAGCCGCTTCCCAACTAAGTTGCGGATAAGAAGCTCCCCTTGAAGGGCGATCgctgctccgagccccccgCTGATCCCCTTCTCCACACCCTCTTTTGCAGGCAGGGCTGATCCCGGCTCGCCATGTCTGGAGCACTGGAAGCAGCGCACAAGGCTCTGCCCCGTTAGCCCAGGTCACCCGGGGGGGACTCAGCCATGGATTCGTCCCCCCCAGAACCCGAGGCTCCCCCAgaccctctgcagctctggcaggaggaGAACCGGACCCAAGGCGGGCTCTGGAAcggcagccaggagctgggctgggaagagctggagaagatGCTCTTCCTCTTTGCAAAGGAGCCCGTCACAATCAGCCTCACAGTGATGTACTTGCTGTCCTTTGTGGTGGGCTTCGTGGGCAACATCATGTCCATCAGGGTGCTGACCCGCAAGCGCCGGAGCCGCGTGTCCAGCCTGAGCGCCACCCGCAGCCTCCTCATCAACCTGGCAGTGTGCGACCTCATGGTGGTGTGCATCTGCATGCCCATCACCGTGGGCAACCTCATCTACAAAGCCTGGGTGTACGGGGACTTCCTGTGCCGGGCAGTGCCCTTCATCCAGGCTGTTTCTGTGTCCGCCAGCGTCCTCAGCCTGACGGTCATCAGTGTGAACCGGTACTACAGCGTGCACAACCCGCTCAACGCCCGCTCCTTCTTCACACAGAGGAGGATCCTCAGCACCATCCTGGTGGTGTGGTTGCTGTCCTCAGGGATATGCATGCCCCTCATCTTCATGAACAAGCGGGATGAGATCGGGGTGGTGGAGGGCTTGCCCCTGGTGTTTTCCATCTGCAGGGAGATCTGGCCTCAGGAGAGGCTCAAGCAAGCCTACAACTTTCTGCTCTTCTGCGCCCTGTACTGCCTGCCCGTGCTGTTCAACATGGTGATCTGCTTCCTCACGGTGCGGCGGCTGTGGAGCCGCAGCAGCCAGCTGAAGGAGAGCTCTGCCCTGAACCGCTCCCTGCCCGCCTCCAGGCTGAAGATCCGCAGGAAGGTGGCACAGATGGTGgtggccctggtgctgctcttcGCCATCTCTTGGCTGCCCGTCTACCTGATGGACATCTGGATCGATTTCAACATCCCCAAGTCTTTGCAGGATGTGACTCCTTCTCCTTGGATCCTGCAGCTCAGGCCTTTTGCCCAGTGGCTCGGCCTCACCAATTCCAGCCTCAACCCGATATGCTATTGCTTTGTTGGGAACCTCTACAGATCAGCCAAGGAAATGAAGAGCAAATACCACCAAAGGATGATCTCTCTCTTTAACTTCTCCCTGTCTGAAGGGACAACTCATTCCTcagtcccagagctgctctcttACCGGAGTTCAGTGGAGCCTGCAAGGAATGGACCCTCCAGCACGCCCTCCATGGACAGGAGATGTCAGGGGAGTCATGGCCATAAGAACAAGTGTGGACACTTGAACTCCTGCCAGCATCCACCTCTGAATACTGTCTCCAGTGAGAGCACTTCCTTGTAATTCTGCTCAGGAAGTGCCACTCATGCCCTCATCTGCATTTAAGGACTCTGGAGATCTTTCTGAACCCGGTATTTTAATGATGGAAAGGAGCTTTCTCCTAATAACTCTTGATACCATTTCAAAAATGCCGTGACAGGGAAAGAAACAGGTAATGAGATAAAAAGATTATGTATTTTAACTCAGATGAAATTTtaagacaaattattttttactggGGACAACTGGATGTGCAGCCCGTTGCCCAGTCAACAGTCACATAATTAGGCAGATCAAGTTCCCAACGagtgagctctccctgcagctccatccctggatgCAGAGATGCTGTTTGGATACAGCAACGATTTGactgcttgctgctgctcacactTGCTGATGAAGAGCAGTGATAAGAGGCACTCTGTGCTCCAAATCCATCAGTTGTAGTTGCAAGCAGTGAAGAAAAGCTGGAAACAGCGTCATAAAAAGTAATAGTAAATGGAGAATTTCACACACTTTACCACTTGAGACTTCATTGTCTGCTCATATTGTTTCACTCCTCCACGCAAATAAATTCTCCTTATGTGAAGAGACCATGCCAGAAGTACTAAAGCAACCATCACCATTCCACATTTGGGGATTCAGAAGGGATAATGTGGCCTCAGAGGTAATTTAGgaaatgaaacaggaaaatatttttttgggCACCAGCTCTCTTTCTTACAGCGGTGCTCCTGTGTGTGGAGTGGAAAGAACTGGGCATCTATTAGCATGATTTGCACTTGAAAAACCAGCCTTGTTCAGCTGTGTCTGTACCAAACAAAGTCAATGGcatgtgaaaacaaaaatagaaagtGGTTTATAGGTAATAAAATCAGAAACAAGCAATGCAATGCTGTTTGTCTGGGAAGGAGTGAATCAAAGTGCTTGCTTTTCCTGAGCATCACAAGTAGGTTAAAACCTGTTTCATCCATCTCCTCCTTTAAAGGAGACTTTGATAAATAAATGGCATACTTTTATTCTGTTAGCATTGAAAGGCTCCAGTACAGCTTGAGCATTCTGTTGTTCTGAGCACAAAGGAGACCTTTCTCCCCAAGGTCTAAGAGAAAACACATCAGATCAGGCAACAGGTAGGAGGCAAAAAAATGTGCAACAAAGATCCAAAAGGCTGGAAAGACACCAGAGATGaaccccttccctgcccagtgccaggggagAGAGCCCATGCCCAGCTGCTTgtgccccagctcctggcacagcagctttgTCCCCTTAGCAAAGCCCAGACTGAACACAGCAGCATCCCCGCAAGAGGATTTTGAATTTAAAGGAGCTCAGGCTTCTGATGACTGGGggctttattattattattattattactgaaCAAGGGAAGGATGCTTAAGGAAATCCAAGTTTTATACAATATCCTGCTGCCTTCCAGGGTGCCTTTTGTAGGCAAACaaataaagataagaaaatagCCTTTCAAAGTAACCCTTGTAATGATCACTCAATAGTGTTTAATGTTGACAATGATCTGCCTGGGAAGTGAAAGATTCCTCCTTACCAGGCAGTGCCATCCACAATTTGTGTTCTCTTTACATGAATGAACAAGACATTACAACTACCCAGATTTATGGCTTTTATGTGTGCTGGAGATGAGAACATCTGCATTTTTGGAGGTGATATAGGACCATACCTACTGCCTGATCTTTTAGTAGCTGTGGAGAAAAGCCtgcagagattttattttctctttcaaggcATATTTTTAGGGCTGGCAAAATGTGGCAGACTGAGGAGCATCAAAAGCTGATTCCTTGTCTGTAAAAGGATGttctccatccccagcccaaATGTAACTCAATATTGTAACCCCTACATTGCCCTGACCTGTATATTTAATCCTGCCCTGGATAAACTACAATGAAGGGACCACAGAGCTCCATTCCCTGTGGTTTTCTGGCTCTGAAAATGGACAGGATCAAATGATGCAGTCAAAGATGCAAgatattcatattttaaaatatcccaGAGGagaattcttttctctgaatttgTGTGCTAATGCCTGAGTCCTACCTGGAAGCCTCTGTACCCTCCATGGAGGACAAATACCAGGAACTGTGTTCTCATTAGTGTACCTGGGCCTTCCCCTCCTGACACAGGTGCCCGTGCCttcctccagccccacagcactcCCAACCACTGAAATTCACAGAGGCAAAAGTCACTTCCACTAGGCAAGGCTATCTCCTCTCCACACTTCTAAATgtat
Coding sequences:
- the LOC132080742 gene encoding galanin receptor type 1-like: MDSSPPEPEAPPDPLQLWQEENRTQGGLWNGSQELGWEELEKMLFLFAKEPVTISLTVMYLLSFVVGFVGNIMSIRVLTRKRRSRVSSLSATRSLLINLAVCDLMVVCICMPITVGNLIYKAWVYGDFLCRAVPFIQAVSVSASVLSLTVISVNRYYSVHNPLNARSFFTQRRILSTILVVWLLSSGICMPLIFMNKRDEIGVVEGLPLVFSICREIWPQERLKQAYNFLLFCALYCLPVLFNMVICFLTVRRLWSRSSQLKESSALNRSLPASRLKIRRKVAQMVVALVLLFAISWLPVYLMDIWIDFNIPKSLQDVTPSPWILQLRPFAQWLGLTNSSLNPICYCFVGNLYRSAKEMKSKYHQRMISLFNFSLSEGTTHSSVPELLSYRSSVEPARNGPSSTPSMDRRCQGSHGHKNKCGHLNSCQHPPLNTVSSESTSL